A single genomic interval of Antarcticibacterium arcticum harbors:
- a CDS encoding META domain-containing protein has protein sequence MKKFMFALLILFYSCGSNQENKSGGEDNDLVSAENIELSGNYMIRNIRAENVASEKIELKFDSTRQEFSGNAGCNRFSSGYERSGIKVTFKPVVSTKMYCEGKMEMESAITEILPEITQMVLQNGELVFINENLDPLLTIEKIK, from the coding sequence ATGAAAAAATTTATGTTTGCTTTACTTATTCTCTTTTATTCCTGCGGAAGTAATCAGGAAAATAAATCGGGAGGAGAAGATAACGATCTGGTATCAGCGGAAAACATTGAGCTTTCCGGCAATTATATGATCCGGAATATAAGGGCTGAAAATGTAGCTTCAGAAAAAATAGAATTGAAATTTGACAGCACCAGGCAGGAATTTTCAGGAAATGCAGGCTGCAATAGATTCAGTTCAGGATATGAAAGGTCCGGAATAAAGGTAACTTTTAAACCTGTGGTAAGCACCAAAATGTATTGTGAGGGTAAAATGGAAATGGAAAGTGCTATAACAGAAATCCTGCCCGAAATTACCCAAATGGTCCTGCAGAATGGGGAACTGGTTTTTATTAATGAAAACCTGGATCCACTGTTAACAATAGAAAAAATAAAATGA
- a CDS encoding DUF2480 family protein yields MSAEIINRVANSSLITFNLEDLYLPGDRLLIDISDWLMEGLVLRESLFREKAAAQDWSIYKDAYVALTCSTQAIIPAWAYMLLSSYLQPFAKKVVAGDLKTLETTLYAEILKDLDVSYLKDKPVIIKGCSNKPVPENAYLLLISKLQPIVKSIMYGEACSSVPLYKKPKS; encoded by the coding sequence ATGTCGGCGGAAATTATAAACAGGGTTGCCAATAGCAGCCTTATCACTTTTAACCTGGAAGATCTTTATTTGCCGGGGGATAGGCTATTAATTGATATCTCAGACTGGTTAATGGAAGGATTGGTGCTTCGGGAAAGTTTATTCCGGGAAAAAGCGGCAGCACAGGACTGGAGTATTTATAAAGACGCATATGTGGCTTTAACCTGCTCTACACAAGCTATTATTCCTGCCTGGGCCTATATGTTGTTATCATCCTACCTGCAACCCTTCGCCAAAAAAGTGGTTGCAGGAGATCTAAAAACTTTGGAAACCACACTCTATGCAGAGATTTTAAAAGATCTGGATGTCTCTTATTTAAAAGATAAACCGGTAATTATTAAAGGTTGTTCCAATAAACCGGTGCCGGAAAATGCTTATTTATTGTTGATCTCCAAATTACAACCAATAGTAAAAAGTATTATGTACGGGGAGGCATGCTCCTCGGTTCCTCTTTATAAAAAACCAAAAAGTTAA
- a CDS encoding DUF5689 domain-containing protein, giving the protein MKKGRYFFSWILIIILFSCVKTDDFALPEAGNKEIIVEGNLTTIAAVKGHFNFQNNEIYTFRNTNAYFEGFVISSDEGGNFYKKLVLQDKSSNPTAGIQVLIDDPTLSDTFNFGRKVFIKLDGLSLGFNNGVLQLGMQNRGNIVALPQALVDEHIIRSNETATIVPLKIEIEEFQEKYKNLFVRLEEVQFNRNLVRDDHRYTFSAESFDRFDGERQLESCRSGATTNLSTSTFSSFRSLLLPQSSGSIEGVLTRNFYDDYYILVINTPEALNFENGERCDPQYLKCGNNITPGVETIFSESFETITTVRMLETRGFTNLNVSGGSKRFEPGTLGGNRHVRITAYNTQEIPLEAWLITPPIDLNKSSSEVLSFDIRASFDNATILRVFITNSYTGNPLTTSWTLLDANIPVGPSNQNGVGFTRSHIDISCIDGVVHVAFQYLGAAYEKSTTYDIDNVRVTGI; this is encoded by the coding sequence ATGAAAAAAGGCAGATATTTTTTTAGTTGGATCCTTATAATCATTTTGTTTTCCTGTGTAAAGACGGATGATTTTGCCTTGCCCGAGGCAGGTAATAAAGAAATTATTGTGGAAGGAAATTTAACTACTATTGCGGCAGTTAAAGGACATTTTAATTTCCAGAACAATGAAATTTACACCTTTAGAAATACAAATGCATATTTTGAAGGTTTTGTAATATCCAGTGATGAAGGCGGTAATTTTTACAAAAAATTGGTCCTGCAGGACAAATCATCAAACCCAACGGCAGGTATTCAGGTTTTAATAGATGACCCAACTCTTTCAGACACTTTTAATTTTGGCCGTAAAGTGTTTATAAAACTGGATGGTTTAAGCCTAGGATTTAATAACGGGGTGCTCCAACTGGGAATGCAAAACCGTGGGAATATTGTCGCACTTCCCCAGGCTCTTGTAGATGAACATATTATAAGAAGCAATGAAACTGCCACTATTGTTCCTTTAAAAATTGAAATAGAGGAATTTCAGGAAAAATATAAAAATTTATTTGTCCGCTTAGAGGAGGTTCAATTCAACCGCAATTTGGTACGGGATGATCACCGGTATACATTTTCTGCTGAAAGTTTTGACAGGTTTGATGGGGAGCGGCAATTGGAAAGCTGCCGGAGTGGCGCTACAACAAATCTAAGCACCAGTACTTTTTCGAGTTTCAGGTCTCTGTTACTTCCGCAGTCTTCCGGAAGTATTGAGGGGGTGCTCACCAGGAACTTTTATGATGATTATTACATCCTGGTTATCAATACCCCCGAAGCCCTGAATTTTGAAAATGGAGAGAGGTGTGATCCCCAATATTTAAAATGCGGGAATAATATTACCCCCGGAGTGGAGACCATTTTCTCTGAAAGTTTTGAAACCATTACCACCGTAAGAATGCTTGAAACACGTGGCTTCACCAATCTTAATGTGAGTGGAGGAAGCAAGCGCTTTGAACCCGGCACCCTTGGAGGTAACAGGCATGTGAGGATTACAGCCTATAATACTCAGGAAATACCATTGGAAGCCTGGTTAATTACCCCGCCAATAGACCTGAATAAATCATCAAGTGAAGTTTTATCCTTTGACATTAGGGCCTCTTTTGATAATGCCACTATTTTAAGAGTGTTCATAACAAATTCTTATACAGGAAATCCCCTTACTACCAGCTGGACATTACTCGACGCAAATATCCCTGTGGGGCCTTCCAACCAAAACGGGGTAGGATTCACCAGGTCGCATATAGATATATCCTGTATTGATGGGGTAGTGCATGTAGCATTTCAATATTTGGGAGCTGCTTATGAAAAATCTACAACTTATGATATTGATAACGTAAGAGTAACAGGAATTTAA
- a CDS encoding four helix bundle protein: MHQKKSFEDLKVYNDAIDLIVQIYALLQEPQFKKEFGLSDQLRRAALSISNNIAEGFERETDKELIRYLYFSKGSAGEVRNILNVIKAIDFINEDEYQGLRDKVMDISKQLSNFIKYVVKRDLEKGK; encoded by the coding sequence ATGCACCAGAAAAAATCTTTCGAAGATTTGAAAGTCTATAATGATGCAATCGACCTAATTGTTCAGATTTACGCTCTGTTACAAGAACCACAGTTTAAAAAAGAATTCGGATTATCTGACCAATTAAGAAGAGCAGCTCTTTCCATTTCAAATAATATAGCTGAAGGATTTGAACGGGAAACAGACAAAGAACTTATCAGATATCTATACTTTTCTAAAGGATCTGCAGGGGAAGTAAGGAATATATTAAATGTTATAAAGGCGATTGATTTTATAAATGAAGATGAATATCAAGGATTAAGAGATAAAGTGATGGATATTTCTAAGCAACTTTCAAATTTTATAAAGTATGTTGTGAAGAGAGATTTGGAAAAAGGTAAATAA
- a CDS encoding SUF system Fe-S cluster assembly protein: MEQEINTEELGDKIVRVLKTIYDPEIPVDIYELGLIYDVMVNTDSDVKILMTLTTPNCPVAESLPREVEERVKSLDLVKDCEVEITFDPPWTQDLMSEEAKLELGML, translated from the coding sequence ATGGAACAGGAAATTAATACAGAGGAACTAGGCGATAAAATTGTTAGGGTTTTAAAAACGATCTATGATCCCGAGATCCCGGTAGACATTTATGAACTGGGACTTATTTATGATGTGATGGTAAATACAGATAGTGATGTAAAGATCCTTATGACTTTAACCACCCCAAATTGCCCGGTAGCCGAAAGTCTTCCAAGAGAAGTTGAGGAAAGAGTTAAATCCCTTGACCTGGTAAAGGATTGTGAAGTGGAGATAACATTTGATCCACCCTGGACACAAGACCTTATGAGTGAAGAGGCAAAACTGGAACTGGGAATGTTATAA
- the sufC gene encoding Fe-S cluster assembly ATPase SufC, with protein sequence MLKIKNLHAAIEGKEILKGINLEINPGEVHAIMGPNGSGKSTLSSVIAGKEEFEMTAGEIIFQNEDLTDLDPEERAHKGIFLSFQYPVEIPGVSVTNFMKASINAHRKSQGLDDMPANEMLKLIREKSELLEIDRKFLSRSLNQGFSGGEKKRNEIFQMAMLNPKLAILDETDSGLDIDALKVVANGVNKLRSSENAVLLITHYQRLLDYIVPDVVHVMVDGKIVKSGPKELAYELEEKGYDWLKPEQV encoded by the coding sequence ATGCTTAAAATAAAGAATTTACACGCAGCTATAGAAGGAAAAGAGATCCTCAAAGGGATAAATCTTGAGATCAACCCCGGTGAGGTTCATGCTATCATGGGACCAAACGGGTCCGGAAAAAGTACTTTATCCTCGGTAATTGCCGGGAAAGAGGAATTTGAAATGACCGCAGGGGAGATAATTTTTCAGAATGAAGATCTTACGGATCTGGATCCTGAGGAACGCGCTCACAAGGGAATTTTCCTTTCATTCCAATATCCGGTGGAGATACCTGGGGTATCGGTAACCAATTTCATGAAAGCTTCTATCAACGCTCACAGGAAATCACAGGGTCTGGATGATATGCCTGCCAATGAAATGCTGAAATTGATTCGGGAGAAATCTGAATTACTGGAAATTGACCGTAAATTTTTATCGCGATCACTTAACCAGGGCTTTTCCGGGGGTGAGAAAAAAAGGAACGAAATCTTCCAGATGGCTATGCTAAATCCTAAACTCGCAATTCTTGATGAGACAGATTCAGGTCTTGATATTGATGCCTTAAAGGTTGTTGCGAACGGGGTTAATAAATTAAGAAGCAGTGAGAATGCCGTATTGCTTATTACCCACTACCAACGCCTATTGGATTATATAGTACCTGATGTTGTGCATGTTATGGTTGATGGAAAGATCGTGAAGTCCGGTCCTAAGGAATTGGCTTATGAGCTGGAAGAAAAAGGTTATGATTGGTTAAAGCCGGAGCAGGTATAA
- the sufD gene encoding Fe-S cluster assembly protein SufD — MELKEKLISSFLAFEEACDVDSEIHDLRCEAIKEFENLGFPSKKEEAWKYTSLNSVLNHDYSVFPKKENAIEYKDIKKYLIHDIDTYNLIFIDGIFSSHLSQTTHEKIDVCLMSAAMVKPKYRAVVDKYFNTIVSKENGFTPLNTAFAKEGAFINIPRNIVVDKPVQIVNFATGNEAALMIQPRNLIVVGENAQIQIIERHQSLTDNPVLTNSVTEVFAEKRAIVDYYKIQNDRSSASLIDNTFIEQKDDSNCSMHTFSFGGKLTRNNLNFYQRGEHIDSTLKGITIIEDKQLVDHNTLVHHISPNCESHQDYKGIFADKSTGVFNGKVLVEKEAQKINAFQANNNILLDDQATINSKPQLEIFADDVKCSHGCTIGQLDADSLFYLRSRGIPLKEAKALLMYAFASNVLDSVKIPEIKKRITHQIALKLEVNLGFDL; from the coding sequence ATGGAATTAAAAGAAAAACTTATATCCTCATTTCTGGCTTTTGAAGAAGCCTGTGATGTGGATTCAGAAATACATGATCTTAGGTGTGAAGCCATTAAGGAGTTTGAAAATTTAGGCTTTCCTTCAAAAAAGGAAGAAGCCTGGAAATACACCTCCCTGAATTCGGTTTTAAACCATGATTACAGCGTTTTCCCAAAAAAGGAAAATGCAATAGAATATAAGGATATTAAAAAATATCTAATCCACGATATAGATACTTATAACCTTATTTTCATTGACGGGATTTTTTCCTCTCACCTTTCGCAAACTACGCATGAGAAAATAGATGTGTGCCTTATGTCGGCAGCAATGGTAAAACCAAAATACCGTGCAGTTGTAGATAAATATTTCAATACGATTGTTTCTAAAGAAAATGGGTTTACACCGCTTAATACAGCTTTTGCAAAAGAAGGTGCTTTTATAAATATTCCCAGGAACATTGTGGTAGACAAACCTGTACAAATTGTAAATTTTGCAACAGGTAATGAAGCTGCTTTAATGATACAGCCCCGCAATTTAATTGTGGTAGGGGAAAACGCCCAGATCCAGATCATCGAGCGGCATCAAAGCCTTACAGATAATCCTGTGCTCACCAACTCTGTGACCGAAGTTTTTGCAGAGAAAAGAGCCATCGTAGATTATTATAAGATCCAGAATGACAGGTCTTCAGCCTCTCTTATAGATAATACCTTTATCGAGCAGAAAGATGACAGCAACTGCTCTATGCATACCTTTTCATTTGGAGGGAAATTGACCCGTAACAATCTTAATTTCTACCAAAGGGGAGAGCATATAGATTCTACTCTCAAAGGAATAACTATTATAGAAGATAAGCAGTTGGTAGATCACAATACCCTGGTACATCATATTTCACCTAACTGCGAAAGCCACCAGGATTATAAAGGAATTTTTGCCGATAAATCAACCGGGGTTTTCAACGGTAAAGTCCTTGTAGAGAAAGAAGCCCAAAAGATAAATGCCTTCCAGGCAAACAACAATATATTGCTGGACGATCAGGCCACCATCAATTCAAAACCTCAACTTGAGATCTTTGCAGATGATGTGAAATGTAGCCACGGTTGCACAATTGGCCAGTTGGATGCAGATTCCCTGTTTTACCTGAGATCCCGTGGTATCCCCTTAAAAGAAGCCAAAGCTCTTTTAATGTATGCATTTGCCAGCAACGTGCTGGATAGCGTAAAAATACCGGAAATTAAAAAAAGAATTACCCACCAGATAGCCCTTAAACTGGAAGTGAATTTAGGATTTGACCTTTAA
- a CDS encoding SufE family protein codes for MSNIKEIQDEIVEEFSMFDDWIQRYEHMIELGKSLPLIEEKYKVDENLIKGCQSKVWVHADLEGDKLLFTADSDAIITKGIVALLVRVFSNQHPKDILAADTAFIDEIGLKEHLSPTRANGLVSMIKQLKMYAVAYQTQLN; via the coding sequence ATGAGCAATATAAAAGAAATACAGGATGAGATCGTAGAGGAGTTTTCCATGTTTGATGACTGGATACAACGCTATGAACATATGATAGAATTGGGCAAGTCCCTTCCCCTAATAGAGGAAAAATATAAAGTTGATGAAAATCTCATCAAAGGTTGCCAAAGCAAGGTGTGGGTGCATGCCGACCTTGAAGGCGATAAACTGCTTTTTACTGCAGATAGTGACGCGATAATAACAAAAGGCATTGTGGCCTTGTTGGTAAGAGTATTTTCAAACCAACACCCCAAAGATATTTTAGCGGCAGATACGGCATTTATTGATGAAATTGGGTTAAAAGAACATCTATCCCCTACCCGCGCCAATGGGTTGGTAAGCATGATCAAACAACTTAAAATGTATGCTGTCGCATACCAAACACAATTAAATTAA
- the sufB gene encoding Fe-S cluster assembly protein SufB, whose translation MAYTEDDLKKELETKEYEYGFYTDIESDTFPIGLNEDVVRAISLKKEEPEWMTEWRIEAYRAWVDMIEPDWANVNYVKPDFQAISYYSAPNKKPKYDSLDEVDPELRATFEKLGISMDEQKMLAGVAVDVVMDSVSVATTFKKTLGEKGIIFCSISEAIREYPELVKKYIGSVVPQKDNFYAALNSAVFSDGSFCYIPKGVRCPMELSTYFRINQAGTGQFERTLVIADEGSYVSYLEGCTAPSRDENQLHAAVVELIALDDAEIKYSTVQNWFPGNKEGKGGVYNFVTKRGICEKNAKISWTQVETGSAITWKYPSCILKGDNSIGEFYSIAVTNNFQQADTGTKMIHLGKNTKSTIISKGISAGQSQNSYRGLVQVNSRATNARNFSQCDSLLMGNKCGAHTFPYIEVKNKTAIVEHEATTSKIGEDQIFYCNQRGIPTEKAIALIVNGFSKEVLNKLPMEFAVEAQKLLEISLEGSVG comes from the coding sequence ATGGCATATACAGAAGACGATTTAAAAAAAGAGCTCGAAACCAAGGAATATGAATACGGGTTTTATACCGATATTGAATCGGATACCTTCCCTATTGGATTAAACGAGGATGTAGTTAGGGCAATTTCACTTAAGAAAGAAGAACCGGAGTGGATGACGGAGTGGCGAATTGAAGCCTATAGAGCATGGGTTGATATGATTGAACCGGACTGGGCAAATGTAAATTATGTAAAACCAGATTTTCAGGCAATTTCATATTACTCGGCTCCCAATAAAAAACCCAAATACGACAGTTTGGATGAAGTTGACCCCGAATTGAGGGCCACCTTTGAAAAACTGGGTATCTCTATGGATGAGCAAAAAATGCTTGCGGGAGTTGCTGTAGATGTTGTTATGGATTCTGTATCTGTAGCTACAACCTTTAAAAAAACACTGGGAGAAAAGGGAATAATTTTCTGCTCTATTTCTGAAGCAATAAGGGAATATCCTGAATTGGTGAAAAAATATATAGGATCTGTAGTTCCCCAAAAGGACAATTTCTATGCGGCCCTAAATTCGGCCGTATTCAGTGATGGGTCATTTTGTTATATCCCAAAAGGAGTTCGCTGCCCAATGGAGCTTTCCACCTATTTCAGAATAAACCAGGCAGGAACAGGACAATTTGAAAGAACCCTGGTAATAGCAGATGAAGGTAGCTATGTGAGCTATCTTGAGGGTTGTACCGCACCTTCGCGTGATGAGAACCAGCTGCACGCAGCGGTAGTGGAATTGATCGCGCTTGATGACGCAGAGATCAAATATTCTACGGTTCAAAACTGGTTTCCCGGGAATAAAGAAGGAAAAGGCGGAGTTTATAATTTTGTTACCAAACGCGGAATTTGCGAAAAGAATGCAAAGATCTCCTGGACACAGGTGGAAACAGGATCGGCCATTACGTGGAAGTACCCTTCCTGCATTTTAAAAGGTGACAATTCTATAGGGGAATTTTATTCTATTGCGGTGACCAATAATTTCCAGCAGGCAGATACAGGTACAAAAATGATCCATTTAGGGAAAAACACCAAAAGCACTATCATTTCCAAAGGTATCTCTGCAGGGCAATCTCAAAATTCCTACCGTGGTCTTGTGCAGGTGAACAGCAGGGCTACAAATGCCAGGAATTTCTCCCAATGTGATTCCCTGCTAATGGGCAATAAATGTGGTGCGCACACCTTCCCTTACATTGAGGTAAAGAATAAAACCGCCATTGTAGAACACGAGGCCACCACCAGTAAAATTGGGGAAGACCAGATATTCTACTGTAACCAACGCGGAATCCCTACTGAGAAAGCCATAGCTTTAATAGTAAATGGTTTTAGTAAAGAAGTCCTTAACAAGCTTCCTATGGAATTCGCGGTTGAAGCGCAAAAGCTTCTCGAAATTTCCCTGGAAGGATCTGTAGGATAA
- a CDS encoding DUF3078 domain-containing protein, which translates to MKKILLSIILLVLSLSLSAQEETKDTPPNGWKNEGSVQLLFNQSAFNKEWTGGGTSSIAGNLTVNYEENYRMNRFSWTNSFFGNYGLTKIKGDEYARKTSDRLEINSIAGYQMKNSNWYYSYFANFRTQFDKGYEFNTNPDTGEITRVETTTFLSPGYLQTGPGLMWKKNEDFVINIAPATARFIFVDSKFTSVPGYVDGQYFGVDAGKSNRFEFGASLSGYLKTKIMENVTMENNINFYSNYLENPGNIDIDYLMNMELGINKYLSANLIFQAIYDDNAVGAFQIREVFGLGVNYTF; encoded by the coding sequence ATGAAGAAAATTTTACTTTCCATAATTCTACTAGTGCTAAGCCTTAGCTTAAGCGCACAGGAAGAAACAAAAGATACCCCTCCAAATGGTTGGAAAAATGAAGGTTCTGTTCAGCTTTTATTCAATCAGTCGGCTTTTAATAAAGAATGGACCGGGGGAGGAACTTCCAGTATCGCCGGAAATTTAACAGTGAACTATGAAGAAAACTACCGGATGAACAGGTTTTCGTGGACAAACAGTTTTTTTGGTAACTACGGACTTACAAAAATCAAGGGAGATGAATATGCCAGAAAAACCAGTGACAGGCTTGAGATAAATTCTATTGCAGGATACCAGATGAAAAATTCCAACTGGTATTATTCTTACTTTGCAAACTTCAGGACCCAATTTGACAAGGGCTATGAATTCAACACCAACCCGGACACAGGCGAAATTACCAGGGTAGAAACAACAACTTTTCTTTCTCCCGGGTATTTACAAACGGGGCCCGGTTTGATGTGGAAAAAGAATGAGGATTTTGTAATTAATATAGCCCCGGCCACTGCTCGCTTTATTTTTGTAGACAGCAAATTCACTTCGGTGCCCGGCTATGTAGATGGACAGTACTTTGGGGTAGATGCCGGAAAATCTAATCGTTTCGAGTTTGGAGCTTCTCTAAGCGGTTATTTAAAAACAAAGATCATGGAGAATGTCACTATGGAAAATAACATTAATTTCTATTCAAATTATCTGGAGAATCCGGGAAATATAGATATAGATTATTTAATGAATATGGAGCTTGGAATAAATAAATATCTATCTGCAAACCTTATTTTTCAGGCAATTTATGATGACAATGCCGTGGGGGCCTTCCAGATAAGAGAGGTTTTTGGCCTGGGTGTCAACTATACCTTCTAA
- the hflX gene encoding GTPase HflX, with amino-acid sequence MIEKSDLNYEKVVLIGIVTRDQDADKLDEYLDELEFLTYTAGGEVLKRFTQKMDKPDPKTLMGSGKIQEVKNYIDAHEVGTAIFDDELSPAQQKNIEKVLQCKILDRTNLILDIFAQRAQTSYARTQVELAQYQYLLPRLAGMWTHLERQRGGIGMRGPGETEIETDRRIVRDKIALLKKKIETIDKQMEVQRGNRGQLVRVALVGYTNVGKSTLMNVVSKSEVFAENKLFATLDTTVRKVVIRNLPFLLTDTVGFIRKLPTQLVESFKSTLDEVREADLLLHIVDISHPNFEDHIESVNQTLADIKSASKPTIMVFNKIDAYKEEKIQEDDLMTEKTSRHNTLEEWRQTWMNKMGNNVLFISALNKENLEDFRKKLYEAVRDIHVTRFPYNSFLYPEYDEMGEEE; translated from the coding sequence ATGATAGAAAAAAGCGATTTAAATTATGAAAAAGTTGTCCTCATAGGTATAGTTACCCGTGATCAGGACGCCGATAAACTGGATGAGTACTTAGACGAACTTGAATTTCTAACATATACGGCCGGTGGGGAAGTCTTAAAAAGATTTACCCAAAAAATGGATAAACCAGATCCCAAAACCTTAATGGGCTCCGGTAAGATCCAGGAGGTAAAAAATTATATTGATGCTCACGAAGTGGGCACAGCAATTTTCGATGATGAACTTTCTCCTGCGCAGCAAAAGAATATAGAAAAGGTCCTTCAATGTAAGATCCTGGACAGGACCAACCTTATCCTGGATATATTTGCCCAAAGAGCCCAAACCAGCTATGCACGCACCCAGGTGGAACTGGCTCAATATCAATACTTACTTCCACGCCTTGCAGGTATGTGGACCCACCTTGAAAGACAACGTGGGGGGATTGGAATGAGAGGTCCCGGGGAAACTGAGATTGAAACAGACAGAAGGATAGTTAGAGATAAAATAGCCCTGCTTAAAAAGAAAATAGAGACCATAGACAAGCAAATGGAAGTACAACGCGGTAACCGCGGCCAATTGGTTCGGGTAGCGCTGGTTGGATACACCAATGTTGGGAAATCTACCCTAATGAATGTGGTAAGCAAAAGCGAGGTTTTTGCCGAAAATAAACTATTTGCCACTTTAGATACTACCGTAAGAAAAGTGGTGATAAGAAACCTGCCTTTCCTGCTTACGGATACTGTAGGATTTATTAGAAAATTGCCTACGCAATTGGTAGAATCTTTTAAATCTACCCTGGATGAAGTACGTGAAGCAGATCTTCTGCTGCATATTGTAGATATATCGCATCCAAACTTTGAAGATCATATAGAATCTGTAAACCAGACGCTGGCAGATATTAAAAGTGCGAGTAAACCTACCATTATGGTATTCAATAAAATTGATGCCTACAAGGAGGAAAAAATCCAGGAAGATGACCTTATGACCGAAAAGACCTCAAGACATAATACCCTCGAGGAATGGAGGCAAACCTGGATGAACAAAATGGGTAACAACGTCCTGTTCATTTCAGCACTTAATAAAGAAAACCTGGAGGATTTCAGGAAAAAGCTATATGAAGCCGTAAGAGATATTCACGTTACACGTTTTCCCTACAACAGCTTTCTTTATCCCGAATATGATGAAATGGGAGAGGAAGAATAA